The following DNA comes from Nitrospira sp..
TGGAGAATCGTGTGTTCAGCGTCACGGCCAATCGGATCGGCCTCGAGGCACGCGGCGGGAAAGATCCGCTGACGTTTATCGGGCTGAGCGAAGTCGTGAGCCCGCGCGGCCGTATTCTGCACCGGGCCCCCCGGGAGTGTGAGGAACTGGCGCTTGTCGACATCGACCCGGCGGAAGCCCGGATCAAGGCGTTGAACGCCTATAACGACCTGTTGCGTGACCGCCGGCCCTCATTGTACGAGGCATGACGGCAGGTCCTCTCCATTTTCATGACTCAACTTGCGTCGCTCGAACCCTCACGGTAGGATGACTCATGACCACTCCACTGGCTAAAGGCATTTTGCTCGTCGCCGCGCCGGCACTGAGCGATCCCAATTTCAGGCAGGCGGTCGTGCTGCTCTGTGAGCATGGACCTGAAGGTGCCTTAGGCGTGATCGTGAACAGGCCGACCGCGATGTCCATCTCCGAGGCGTTGCCGCAGGTGCCGATTCTCGAAGGACAGCCGCATGTGCTCTATTCCGGAGGCCCCGTGCAAACCAATCAGGTCATGATGCTGTATCGCATCAACGACACACCCGAAAATTCGCACCAGGTTTTCGATGGCGTCTGTCTCGGCGGCGATTTGGAGATCATGGAACGGATTCTGATGGAACAACCGGGCAAGGAGTCGTTTCGAGCCTACCTCGGCTATTCAGGATGGGGACCGGGCCAGCTTGAGACGGAGATGCAGAGTGGTTCGTGGATTACGTTGCCTGCCGACCCGTCGATCGTGTTCGACAAAGATCCGACTCGCATCTGGCCAGAAATCTTCGTGGGCCTCGAGGAACCTTCCCAGCACTACGCGGACATGCCGTTCGATCCGTCCAGCAACTAGAATACGAGCGTAGAGCGGATCGCATAACGCATATGGTTCGGAGGCGGAATGTCCGTTCCTTCCGTGCCGTGCGCCATCAGCGATAAGCCATTAGCTCTGCAGCACCTTTGCTAGAAATCTCCCCGTGTGCGACTGGGCCACCTTCGCCACCTGTTCCGGCCGTCCTTCTGCGACGATCTGTCCTCCCGCCACGCCGCCCTCAGGCCCCAGATCGATGACCCAATCGGCCGTCTTGATGACATCCAGATTGTGTTCCACGACCACCAGCGTGTTCCCTGCATCTACCAGTTTGTGCAGCACGGCGAGCAATTTCTTGATGTCATCCAGATGCAGGCCCGTTGTCGGTTCATCGAGGATGTAGAGCAGATTGTGCGCGGAGGGATCCTTGAGTTCGGCGGCGATTTTCAGCCGTTGCGCTTCTCCTCCGGAAAGCGTATTGGCGGCTTGTCCGATCCGGAGATAGCCCAATCCGATCGAAGACAGCAGATAGAGCTTCTCCGTGAGTTTGGGGGAGCCGGAGAAAAACGCCTGTGCGTCGGACACCGTGAGGTTCAGCACATCGTGGATGGTCTTGCCGCGATATTTGACGGCAAGAATCTCCGGCTTAAAGCGTCGACCGCTGCACTCTTCGCAGGTCGCGTAAATATCCTCGAAGAAGTACATCTCCAGCTTTTCGTAGCCGTTCCCTTCGCAGCGTTCGCAACGGCCGCCGGCCGCGTTGAACGAGAAATGCCCGGGGGTGAGGCCCTGCCGCAGGGCATCTCGTTCAGCGGCGAACAATTGACGGATTTCATCGAAGGCTTTGAGATAGGTGATCGGGTTGGAGCGGGGAGTTCTGCCGATCGGCTGCTGGTCGATGAGGCGCACGCCGTTCAGGTGTTCCAGGCCTTTGATCGCTTGGAATTTTCCCATCGGGAGCGATTCGATTCGGAAGGCTCGGGCGGCGGCGCGATACAGGGTCTCCTCGATGAGCGTGCTTTTGCCGGAGCCCGACACGCCGGTGATGCAAACCAGCATGTGAAGGGGGATCCTGACCAGCAGGTTCTTGAGATTGTGTTCGGCTGCGCCGGCGATACTGAGCACTGTGCCGTTGCCGGACCGGCGGGTCTTCGGCAGCGGGATGCGATCGTCGCCGCGCAGGTAACGGGCGGTGAGAGCGGACCGGTCGGCGAGAAATTGTGCACGTGGCGCCGCGCAGACAACCTGGCCACCTTGCTCTCCGGAGGCTGGGCCCATTTCGACGATATGGTCGGCGGCCTGAATCATGAGCGGGTCATGTTCCACGACCACGACGGTATTGCCCTGG
Coding sequences within:
- a CDS encoding YqgE/AlgH family protein; amino-acid sequence: MTTPLAKGILLVAAPALSDPNFRQAVVLLCEHGPEGALGVIVNRPTAMSISEALPQVPILEGQPHVLYSGGPVQTNQVMMLYRINDTPENSHQVFDGVCLGGDLEIMERILMEQPGKESFRAYLGYSGWGPGQLETEMQSGSWITLPADPSIVFDKDPTRIWPEIFVGLEEPSQHYADMPFDPSSN